The region CGCGACCCGCCGCCCCTGCGGCGCGCCCGCGCAGGCAGCGGACCGTAGGTCCGCCGCCGTGAGCGAAGTTTTGTAGCCCCTCACCGGGCGGGCGCATCCGCGCCCTTGGCCTCCGCCCTCCATAAGGGGGCGGCTTAGAGCCGATACCGCCAAGTGTGTCTTTTGCTGCTTGGTCTTGGTGCAACGGGAGCGACCGCGACCCGCCGCCCCTGCGGCGCGCCCGCGCAGGCAGCGGACCGTAGGTCCGCCGCCGTGAGCGAAGTTTTGTAGCCCCTCACCGGGCGGGCGCATCCGCGCCCTTGGCCTCCGCCCCCCATAAGGGGGCGGCTTAGAGCCGATACCGCCGATACCATGTGTGTTTTATTGCTGCTTGGTCTTGGTGCAACGGGAGCGACCGCGACCCGCCGCCCCTGCGGCGCGCCCCGCGCAGGCAGCGGACCGTAGGTCCGCCGCCGTGAGCGACAAAAAGCCAACGGGCGCGCCCGCGCGGGCGCGAACCTTCAGGTTCGCTGCCGTGAGCGACAATAAGCATTAACTGGTTCTCCTGAAGAGAACCAGTTAATGCGCCGCCAGGATCTGGTCGCGCAGCACCCGGGCTTCGAGGCGCATGTCGTCGACCCGCGCCTTGGCCACGTCGCCGACGCTGATCAGGCCCACCAATTCGCCGTCCTGCATCACCGGCAGGTGGCGCACGTGGTGTTTCTGCATCGTCGCCATGGCGTCCCAGCAGCTCTCCTCGGGATCGCAGGTGACGACGTGGGACGGACATCACGTCGCGCACCTCGAGGTCGAGCAGCGCCGCACCCTGGGCGGCCAGGCCATAGACGATGTCGCGTTCGGCGATGACGCCGACGATGTCGTCCTTGGCGTCGCAGACGACCAGCGAGCCGATGCGCTTGTGGCGCATGATATCGGCGGTTTCGGCGATCGAGCGGTCGGGCAGGACAGTGATCACGTCCTGTCCCTTTTTCCTGATGACGGCACCGACTTTCATGACGCACCTCCCTTCAGAGGCCGCCCGTTCGTGTCCCAGCGTTGGGCCTCCCCGGAAATCAACACGGGACCCGATCGGGACGGAAATTACCGAACATCCAGACAATTGTCTATTCTACCACATATGGGAACGGCCGGGCAAAACGGCACCCCAAAAACGCGCGCGTCCCATTGTCGCAGGATGCTGCCGGCCGATTTCCTTTGGCCGTCGTTCGCCCTAGATTCCTGGCATAGTGGCGCCAAAAAAGACCTGGCCAAACGGCTTTGGAGCAGCGCGACCGCGGCCGGCTTCCTGGTCTTCGGCATATTTACCCTGACCGGCAGGCACCATCCCGATCCCGTAGTCGCCGAGCGGGCGCTCGGTTTCGGCTCGACGCTGGTCATCGCCGGCCTGCTGGCCCTGGCCGCGTCCTGGCTGATCGCCGACCTCGACGCCATCTGGTGCCGCCCGCCAAGACGGCGCTGGTGGCGGTGGTAGGGGAATTCTCCTGACAATCCGATCCGGGTGAATTATCATCTCCGGAATTCGCCATTTCCGTCGCCAAGAGCCAAACGCTCGGAGATTTCCATGACCGCGGCCCGCCAACGCCCACCCACGCATCCCGGAGCCCTTCTGCGCCAGGACGTGCTGCCGGCGCTCGGCGTCAGCGTCGCCGCTGCAGCCCGCAATCTCGGCATTTCGCGCCAGGCGCTCCAACGCATTTTGGCCGAACGCGCGCCGGTGACCCCGGCCATGGCTCTGAGGCTCGATCGCTATTGCGGCAACGGTCCCGACTTTGGCTGGCCATGCAGAGCAAATGTGACCTTTGGGATACGGCATCCACGAACATCAATACACCAAAGACGAATTTCAAACCGAAATAAAATGTGGCGCACTACGAAAATACTGATCGACAGAAAATCGTGCGAGAAGTGAATTTGCATCAAAAAGTAAATTCGTTCAATCAATGAGAAATCGTAGAAGGTGTTGATAGATATGTTGACAACGCTACAACTTCTTAACTTTCGCGCTTTTCGAGATCATGAAATTCCGTTCGGTTCCACGTCTGTGTTGGTGGGGCGAAGCAACGCCGGAAAATCCACTGTCGTTGACGCACTTCGCCTCATATCTCTCGTTATTAATCGACTAGGTCGCCTCCCATTTAGGCAACCACCTTTTGAATATGATATTCCACAACGAATTATCGGGATTACCCCATCTACTCGCGATAGTGAAATTGAGTTTGCTACAATTTGTCATCGTTATGGCGATCCTCCGGCAATCATTAACGCAAAATTCGACACCGGTTATTCTATACAAATTTTTGTTGATACCAGCGGGTTTGTGTTTGGCGCTGTTTTTGATTCAGAGGGTCATAATTTTTCGTCCCGAGCAGAAGTAAGAAGTTTGGCCTAGCGCCGGGCCGCGACGTAGCGCTTGCATCCCGAAACGACCGGTGCTATGTTTTCACCGAACGAGCGTTCGTTGGGTAGCTTTGTGGTGGCTGGCGTCGTGGGCGCGCCATCAAGCGGGGACACGGTTGGCGGCGCCGGGTTTGGCGTAGCGGGTTATCAGAGCCATGTCCCCTTTCGACCGCGCTGATAGGGCAAAAAAATGACGGCAACGGCCATCAAGACCGAACCTTCCAACCGGCGCGGCGAGGTGCTCGATACCGCCGCGCGCCTGTTTGCCCGGCACGGCTATGACGCCACCTCGATCCGCGACATCGCCACCGACGTCGGCATGCAGCCGAGCTCGATCTACTATTTTTTCAAGTCGAAAGACGAACTTTTCGCCGCCGTCTATGCCGAGGGCGTCGAGCGCATCATGGCGGCCGTTAGATCCGCCACGCGGAACGGCGGCGCGCCCTGGCAGCGGCTGCGCTCGGCCTCGGCGGCCCATCTCGAGGCGCTGCTCACCGGCGGCGACTACGCCGCCGTGGTGATCCGGCAGCCGCCGGGGCGCGATGACGAGCTGCGCGATTTCCTGGT is a window of Alphaproteobacteria bacterium DNA encoding:
- a CDS encoding CBS domain-containing protein, which codes for MATMQKHHVRHLPVMQDGELVGLISVGDVAKARVDDMRLEARVLRDQILAAH
- a CDS encoding HigA family addiction module antitoxin; translated protein: MTAARQRPPTHPGALLRQDVLPALGVSVAAAARNLGISRQALQRILAERAPVTPAMALRLDRYCGNGPDFGWPCRANVTFGIRHPRTSIHQRRISNRNKMWRTTKILIDRKSCEK
- a CDS encoding AAA family ATPase, with the translated sequence MLTTLQLLNFRAFRDHEIPFGSTSVLVGRSNAGKSTVVDALRLISLVINRLGRLPFRQPPFEYDIPQRIIGITPSTRDSEIEFATICHRYGDPPAIINAKFDTGYSIQIFVDTSGFVFGAVFDSEGHNFSSRAEVRSLA
- a CDS encoding TetR/AcrR family transcriptional regulator encodes the protein MTATAIKTEPSNRRGEVLDTAARLFARHGYDATSIRDIATDVGMQPSSIYYFFKSKDELFAAVYAEGVERIMAAVRSATRNGGAPWQRLRSASAAHLEALLTGGDYAAVVIRQPPGRDDELRDFLVGYRDRYESMFGDMVADLPLLNGGRDLRYLRLTLLGALNSVVTWYQPGGDAPAAIAGHIVDLIRSQLDPEATP